From one Candidatus Methylomirabilota bacterium genomic stretch:
- a CDS encoding acyl-CoA carboxylase subunit beta yields MGRTAEVKCNRAREIALSKRMPMIWLIDSAGARIQEAIGSTFAQSGFLFREQSIMSGVVPMVSAMMGPGAAGTAYIPALSDFVPMVKGTSHMALGGPPLVKAIVGEDITAEELGGSKVHTEISGVADLEVADDAACIDAIKEYLSYFPGSNLEQPPILPSDDPADRMDEALLSIVPDSARRAYDMKKVIAAIVDRGRFFEIKPGWAKNLITCFARLGGRSVGIVANQPMVLGGALDVDSADKAARFIMLCDAFHIPLVFLQDVPGFMVGSKVEKQGIIRHGAKMLYAVSEATVPKVTVVVRKAYGAGYFVMCGKAYEPDLIVAWPTAEISVMGPEGGTNIIFRKEIAAAANPDEERASRVEEFRKLINPYIAAGGAFIDDVIDPRETRPVLIRALEMAATKKVDRPWKKHGVMPV; encoded by the coding sequence ATGGGGCGCACGGCCGAAGTCAAGTGCAACCGCGCGCGAGAGATCGCGCTCTCCAAGCGCATGCCGATGATCTGGCTCATCGACTCGGCGGGCGCTCGCATCCAGGAGGCCATCGGCTCCACCTTCGCCCAGTCGGGGTTCCTCTTCCGCGAGCAGTCCATCATGTCAGGCGTCGTGCCGATGGTCTCGGCCATGATGGGCCCGGGCGCGGCGGGCACGGCCTATATCCCGGCGCTGTCAGACTTCGTGCCCATGGTCAAGGGCACGAGTCACATGGCCCTGGGCGGCCCGCCGCTCGTCAAGGCTATCGTCGGCGAGGACATCACCGCGGAGGAGCTGGGCGGCTCCAAGGTCCACACGGAGATTTCCGGCGTGGCCGATCTCGAAGTGGCCGACGACGCCGCGTGCATCGACGCGATCAAGGAGTACCTGTCCTACTTCCCGGGGTCCAACCTCGAGCAGCCGCCGATCCTGCCGAGCGACGACCCCGCCGACAGGATGGACGAGGCGCTACTCTCCATCGTGCCTGACAGCGCACGCCGGGCCTATGACATGAAGAAGGTCATCGCGGCCATCGTGGACCGCGGGCGCTTCTTCGAGATCAAGCCGGGCTGGGCGAAGAACCTGATCACCTGCTTCGCCCGCCTGGGCGGCCGCTCCGTCGGCATCGTCGCCAACCAGCCCATGGTGCTGGGCGGGGCGCTGGACGTGGACTCGGCCGACAAGGCCGCGCGCTTCATCATGCTCTGCGACGCCTTCCACATCCCCCTGGTGTTCCTCCAGGACGTCCCGGGTTTCATGGTCGGCTCCAAGGTCGAGAAGCAGGGGATCATCCGCCACGGCGCCAAGATGCTCTACGCCGTCAGCGAGGCGACGGTGCCGAAGGTCACGGTGGTGGTGCGCAAGGCGTACGGCGCGGGCTACTTCGTCATGTGCGGTAAGGCCTACGAGCCCGACCTGATCGTCGCGTGGCCTACTGCGGAGATCTCAGTGATGGGCCCCGAGGGCGGCACCAACATCATCTTCCGCAAGGAGATCGCCGCCGCCGCCAACCCCGACGAAGAGCGCGCGAGCCGGGTCGAGGAGTTCCGCAAGCTCATCAACCCCTATATCGCGGCCGGCGGCGCCTTCATCGACGACGTCATCGACCCGCGAGAGACCCGCCCCGTCCTGATCCGCGCCCTCGAAATGGCCGCCACCAAGAAGGTCGACCGGCCCTGGAAGAAGCATGGAGTGATGCCGGTATAG
- a CDS encoding biotin/lipoyl-binding carrier protein, with the protein MAEDVKANITGVVFQITSKVGDSLAAGDPVIVLESMKMEIPVEAPRAGKVKEIKVAEGQTVQEGDTVAVLD; encoded by the coding sequence GTCAAGGCGAACATCACGGGCGTGGTCTTCCAGATCACGAGCAAGGTCGGCGACTCGCTGGCCGCGGGCGACCCCGTGATCGTGCTGGAGTCCATGAAGATGGAGATCCCGGTGGAGGCGCCGCGAGCCGGCAAGGTGAAGGAGATCAAGGTCGCCGAGGGGCAGACCGTGCAGGAAGGCGACACGGTCGCCGTCCTGGACTAG
- a CDS encoding DinB family protein, with translation MELELDRELIRGIWGYHWWGNRKHFDEVAALGEDTARKEVGKQFSFPTLKGMLAHIYGADRIWFERWKGSSPTRLYGDADFASLADLRKSWDALEAEQKAFITALGTTDLKRTLDYKATDGKPFSQPLWQLLQHVVNHATHHRSEVATMVTMTKGSPASTDMVLYYRRPKP, from the coding sequence ATGGAGCTCGAGCTGGACCGTGAGCTGATTCGGGGCATCTGGGGCTATCACTGGTGGGGCAACCGCAAGCACTTTGACGAGGTGGCGGCGCTGGGCGAGGACACCGCCAGGAAGGAGGTCGGCAAGCAGTTCAGCTTTCCGACGCTCAAGGGTATGCTCGCCCACATCTACGGCGCCGACCGGATCTGGTTCGAGCGCTGGAAGGGAAGCTCGCCGACCAGGCTCTACGGCGACGCCGATTTCGCGAGCTTGGCCGATCTCAGGAAGAGCTGGGACGCGCTCGAGGCCGAGCAGAAGGCCTTCATCACGGCCCTCGGCACGACAGACCTCAAGAGGACGCTGGACTACAAGGCGACGGACGGCAAGCCCTTCAGCCAGCCGCTCTGGCAGCTCCTCCAGCACGTGGTCAACCACGCGACCCATCACCGCAGCGAGGTCGCGACCATGGTGACCATGACCAAGGGCTCGCCCGCGTCGACCGACATGGTGCTCTACTACCGTCGGCCGAAGCCCTGA
- a CDS encoding DinB family protein: MEMELIRGLYGYHRWANRRLFDVAVGLGAEAAARDMGTHWSFPTLTRMFGHIYGADSLWLQRFKGVSPTNLPGGQFATLDALRPAWDALEEEQRGYVDGLTDADLGQVVSFKNTQGIEGHVALGPLLQHVVNHATHHRSEAATIITLISGSPPDTGIATYRATVVRG; this comes from the coding sequence ATGGAGATGGAGCTGATCCGCGGCCTGTACGGCTACCATCGTTGGGCGAACCGCCGGCTCTTCGATGTGGCTGTGGGTCTCGGTGCGGAGGCGGCGGCGCGGGACATGGGGACGCATTGGAGCTTTCCGACCCTGACTCGCATGTTCGGGCATATTTACGGCGCCGACTCGCTCTGGCTCCAGCGATTCAAGGGAGTCTCGCCGACCAATCTACCCGGCGGTCAGTTTGCGACGCTCGACGCCCTCCGGCCGGCCTGGGATGCGCTCGAGGAGGAGCAGCGGGGCTACGTCGACGGGCTCACGGATGCCGACCTGGGGCAGGTGGTGAGCTTCAAGAACACCCAGGGCATCGAGGGACATGTCGCGCTCGGGCCGCTTCTCCAGCACGTGGTCAACCACGCGACACACCATCGCAGCGAGGCCGCCACCATTATCACCCTCATCAGCGGCTCTCCGCCAGATACCGGCATCGCCACGTATCGGGCGACGGTGGTAAGGGGCTGA